The following proteins come from a genomic window of Nitrospira sp.:
- a CDS encoding Protein containing aminopeptidase domain, giving the protein MTSVRPKEAVGCEELGKELHNFIVKLYPICRSITGEGVRETLRVIRKRIPLEIHEVPSGTQVFDWTVPLEWNVSDAYVMNREGKRVIDFKAHNLHLMSYSLPIRAKMPLADLRPHLFTLPEHPEWIPYRTSYYKENWGFCLRHADFERLSDDEYDVVIDSSLRPGSLTYGEFYVPGEISDEILISCHVCHPSMCNDNLSGITVAVKLAETMATRPRRYSYRFLFIPGTIGSITWLAQNEQAVSRIKHGLVLTGVGDAGNITYKKSRQGNAEIDRAMAHVLRHSGETYTIIDFFPYGYDERQYCSPGFDLPVGCFMRAQHGQYSEYHSSADNLTFVKVESLAQSYGRCLEVLELLEGNRTYMNQNPKCEPQLGRRGLYRAVAGQQEKQWTELALFWVLNASDGRHTLLDIAERADLPFGKIQSAAEALLEVGLLKECRRPGNI; this is encoded by the coding sequence ATGACATCAGTCCGCCCCAAAGAGGCAGTGGGATGTGAAGAGTTAGGAAAAGAGCTGCATAACTTTATCGTGAAGCTTTATCCAATATGCCGGAGTATTACAGGTGAGGGTGTCAGAGAAACCCTTCGAGTCATCCGAAAACGCATCCCGCTTGAAATACATGAGGTTCCTAGTGGAACACAGGTGTTCGATTGGACGGTTCCGCTGGAGTGGAATGTGTCCGATGCCTATGTGATGAACCGAGAAGGAAAGCGAGTCATCGATTTCAAAGCTCACAATTTACATCTGATGAGTTATAGTTTGCCTATCAGGGCAAAGATGCCGTTGGCGGATCTCAGGCCTCATTTATTTACGCTGCCAGAGCATCCGGAGTGGATACCGTACCGAACTTCCTATTACAAGGAGAATTGGGGTTTTTGTCTGCGACACGCAGATTTCGAACGACTATCCGATGATGAATACGATGTCGTCATTGATTCGAGTCTTCGGCCTGGTTCGCTTACGTATGGCGAGTTCTATGTGCCGGGTGAAATTTCTGATGAGATTCTCATCTCGTGTCATGTATGCCATCCTTCCATGTGCAACGATAATTTGTCGGGTATTACGGTGGCCGTGAAGTTGGCCGAAACCATGGCTACACGCCCAAGACGATATTCATACCGCTTTCTCTTCATTCCAGGAACAATTGGGTCGATTACCTGGCTGGCTCAGAATGAACAAGCGGTGTCTCGTATTAAACATGGGCTTGTCTTGACCGGGGTGGGCGATGCGGGGAACATCACCTATAAAAAGAGTCGTCAGGGTAATGCGGAGATCGACCGGGCGATGGCGCATGTGCTGAGGCATTCGGGAGAGACTTACACCATCATCGACTTCTTCCCTTATGGGTATGATGAACGGCAGTATTGTTCCCCGGGATTTGATTTGCCTGTTGGATGTTTCATGCGAGCTCAGCATGGTCAATATTCTGAGTATCATTCCTCCGCAGATAATCTAACCTTTGTGAAGGTTGAATCCCTGGCTCAGTCGTATGGCCGGTGCTTAGAGGTATTGGAGCTATTGGAAGGAAATCGAACGTATATGAATCAAAATCCGAAATGCGAACCGCAATTGGGACGGCGGGGACTCTATCGCGCAGTGGCCGGTCAACAAGAGAAGCAATGGACGGAATTGGCTCTCTTCTGGGTCTTGAACGCGTCCGATGGACGCCATACACTGCTTGATATCGCGGAGCGCGCAGATCTTCCGTTCGGCAAAATTCAATCTGCAGCAGAAGCGCTCTTGGAGGTTGGACTATTGAAAGAATGTCGGAGGCCGGGAAACATTTAG
- a CDS encoding dTDP-4-dehydrorhamnose 3,5-epimerase produces MLEFHVPASARGFRWDDPAFKIVWPAPILVMSEKDRTRPTFFKNSKLSS; encoded by the coding sequence ATGTTGGAATTCCATGTGCCTGCAAGCGCTCGAGGATTTCGATGGGATGATCCTGCGTTCAAGATTGTCTGGCCAGCCCCCATCTTAGTCATGTCGGAGAAGGATCGCACACGGCCAACATTTTTCAAGAACAGTAAATTATCGTCATGA
- a CDS encoding Glucose-1-phosphate thymidylyltransferase codes for MIIKMGVGTNRRKEVVAVLPAAGRSLRLAPLPCSKEILPVGLQAMIDLRASRLKVVSHYLLECLQQAEIRKGYIVIRRGKWDIPAYWGGGEILGMNLAYLVIEGSSGPPDTIDRAYPFVKDKIVAFGFPDIILRPKEVFAKLLDRLNYSGSDVVLALFPAQDPKAMDMIDIDAAFRVRAIHLKPRTSRLRYAWLCAVWTPVFTEFLHQFLRRVKRGKKVGVIGNRRIDAQGDIPVGVVLKEAVTAKLKVDGVTFPTGRYIDIGTPQALSMVHRFVSIPGHRT; via the coding sequence ATGATCATCAAAATGGGGGTGGGGACTAATCGGCGAAAAGAAGTGGTGGCAGTGCTTCCGGCAGCTGGCAGATCTCTTCGACTGGCTCCCCTTCCCTGCAGCAAGGAAATACTTCCTGTCGGCTTACAGGCCATGATCGATCTGCGGGCGTCGCGCCTCAAGGTGGTCAGCCACTACCTGCTTGAATGTCTGCAACAAGCGGAGATTCGGAAGGGCTATATCGTCATTCGGCGAGGCAAATGGGACATTCCAGCTTACTGGGGAGGTGGAGAAATATTAGGAATGAACCTTGCCTATTTGGTGATCGAAGGGTCAAGTGGTCCGCCTGATACGATCGATCGGGCATATCCATTCGTGAAGGACAAGATCGTAGCGTTCGGCTTTCCAGATATTATTCTTCGTCCGAAAGAGGTTTTTGCTAAACTGCTGGATCGGTTAAATTATTCAGGGAGCGACGTGGTGTTGGCGTTGTTCCCTGCTCAGGACCCCAAGGCCATGGACATGATAGATATTGACGCAGCTTTTCGCGTTCGTGCAATTCATCTAAAGCCAAGAACGTCACGACTACGATATGCTTGGTTATGCGCTGTGTGGACGCCTGTATTTACAGAATTTTTACACCAGTTTTTGCGCCGGGTGAAACGAGGGAAAAAGGTCGGGGTGATTGGAAATCGAAGAATTGACGCCCAGGGCGATATTCCAGTGGGGGTCGTATTGAAAGAGGCGGTGACGGCCAAGCTCAAAGTCGATGGAGTCACATTCCCCACCGGGCGGTATATTGATATCGGCACTCCTCAAGCCCTTTCTATGGTGCACAGGTTTGTATCCATTCCAGGCCATCGTACTTGA
- a CDS encoding SAM-dependent methyltransferase, with translation MGQSGCRSCGATLKHTFVDLGMSPLANSYIKPDHLNRMEPFYPLHVYVCEKCLLVQLQQFSTPYDIFSEYAYFSSFSDSWLAHAKTYVDMIVDRFSLNRSSQVVEIASNDGYLLQNFVLRGIPVLGIEPASNIAEVAKKKGIHTKVSFFGEKTALDLAADGWVADLIIGNNVLAHVPDLNDFVKGLKALLKPTGLITMEFPHLLQLMQQNQFDTIYHEHFSYFSFLAVVQVFARHGMKVFDVEELSTHGGSLRIYACHDDDTSKPIEARVKELKLREETAGFGQLTHYLSFGLQVEVTKRKLLSFLISAKEKGKHVVGYGAPAKGNTLLNYCGVRTDLIDYTVDRSPHKQGHFLPGVHIPIYGLERIRETRPDYLLILPWNIQEEVMQQMSHIREWGGKFVVPIPEVQVHS, from the coding sequence ATGGGGCAATCAGGGTGTCGGTCTTGCGGTGCGACGCTTAAACATACGTTTGTCGATCTTGGTATGTCTCCATTGGCCAATTCCTACATTAAGCCAGATCACCTGAATCGCATGGAACCTTTCTATCCATTGCACGTATATGTTTGCGAGAAGTGCTTGCTGGTTCAGTTGCAGCAATTCTCAACGCCGTACGATATTTTTTCGGAATACGCATATTTTTCATCATTTTCGGACTCTTGGCTGGCACACGCAAAAACCTATGTCGACATGATCGTGGATCGATTCAGTCTGAATCGCAGCTCCCAAGTAGTGGAGATCGCCAGCAACGACGGATATCTTTTGCAGAACTTCGTGTTGCGAGGAATCCCTGTGCTGGGAATCGAACCTGCTTCCAATATAGCTGAGGTGGCGAAGAAGAAGGGAATTCATACGAAGGTGTCCTTTTTCGGAGAGAAGACAGCTCTGGATTTAGCTGCTGACGGATGGGTTGCTGATCTGATTATCGGGAACAACGTGCTGGCCCATGTCCCGGATCTGAATGATTTTGTGAAGGGGCTTAAGGCGCTGTTGAAGCCGACTGGCTTGATCACTATGGAATTTCCGCATCTGCTTCAGCTGATGCAGCAGAACCAGTTTGACACCATCTATCACGAACATTTTTCCTATTTTTCCTTCTTGGCGGTCGTGCAGGTGTTTGCTCGTCATGGAATGAAAGTGTTCGATGTTGAGGAGTTGTCGACTCATGGTGGATCCCTGCGAATCTATGCTTGTCACGATGACGATACTTCTAAGCCCATAGAGGCGCGGGTAAAGGAACTGAAATTGCGAGAAGAAACAGCCGGATTCGGTCAGCTGACTCACTACCTGTCTTTTGGTCTGCAAGTTGAGGTAACCAAGAGAAAGTTGCTGTCTTTTCTCATTTCTGCAAAGGAGAAAGGCAAGCACGTTGTCGGTTATGGGGCTCCTGCAAAAGGTAATACGTTGCTCAATTATTGCGGGGTTCGAACGGATCTTATTGACTACACGGTAGACCGGAGTCCACATAAGCAAGGGCATTTTCTGCCCGGCGTGCATATCCCAATTTATGGGTTGGAACGAATTCGTGAAACTCGTCCTGACTATCTCCTGATTCTGCCCTGGAATATTCAGGAAGAAGTCATGCAGCAGATGAGTCACATTCGGGAGTGGGGCGGGAAGTTTGTCGTCCCGATTCCTGAAGTGCAAGTGCATTCATGA
- a CDS encoding O-antigen export system, permease protein, whose translation MQSNIQVIRIEPSKGWAAVQLQELWAYRELLYFLIWRDVMVRYKQTALGAAWAIIQPLFTMLVFSLFFGRLAKIPSDGIPYPIFTYAALVPWTFFSQGLSQASNSLVGSANLIKKVYFPRLCVPIAAVTSGLIDFAIAFTMLIAMMLYYGIFPGVKVIWLPVMLLLALITSLGVSLWLSALNVHFRDVRHIIPFLTQLWLFATPIAYPSSLLSEPWRTLYSINPMVGVVEGFRWALLGAETAPGPMVMVSFLAAMAILVSGIFYFRRLEKTFADVV comes from the coding sequence ATGCAATCAAATATTCAAGTCATTCGTATCGAGCCGTCCAAGGGATGGGCGGCTGTTCAACTGCAAGAGTTATGGGCATACCGGGAGCTGCTCTATTTCTTGATCTGGCGAGATGTGATGGTGCGCTACAAACAGACGGCTCTCGGCGCGGCATGGGCGATTATCCAACCCCTGTTCACGATGCTCGTCTTTAGCCTCTTTTTCGGTCGATTGGCGAAGATCCCTTCCGACGGAATTCCGTATCCAATCTTCACGTATGCAGCCTTGGTTCCCTGGACCTTCTTTTCACAAGGGCTGAGTCAAGCGTCCAACAGTCTGGTCGGCAGTGCGAATCTGATTAAAAAGGTCTACTTCCCACGGCTGTGTGTCCCAATCGCGGCAGTGACATCGGGTCTGATCGATTTTGCAATTGCCTTTACGATGTTGATCGCAATGATGCTCTATTACGGTATTTTTCCTGGGGTCAAGGTGATTTGGCTTCCTGTGATGCTTCTGCTGGCGCTTATCACTTCGCTTGGTGTCTCGCTCTGGCTTTCTGCATTGAACGTCCATTTTCGCGACGTGCGCCATATCATCCCTTTTTTGACGCAGCTTTGGCTCTTCGCAACCCCGATCGCCTATCCGAGCAGTCTCTTGTCAGAACCATGGCGAACACTCTATAGCATCAATCCAATGGTTGGAGTGGTGGAGGGGTTCCGCTGGGCTTTACTTGGGGCGGAGACCGCGCCAGGACCGATGGTGATGGTTTCTTTTCTGGCTGCC
- a CDS encoding polysaccharide export protein: protein MKYSLWFFTISLMLAVSSGSGFCDSNLVKPPASGKSPTDNTMLPVTTPQTEKAISQVMMDKLSNAVGSEYVIGAEDVLDITVWRNPDLSKQVQVRPDGRISMPIIRDVVAVGKTPTQLAEEMTNKLKEYVQNPVVAVTLKEVNSSNIFLLGEVAHPGKYPLKSKTTLLQGITIAGGFKESAARNQIVIFRFTETAPGQKRLTASYDDIVLRSGISDNFELKPGDTLVVPSESMVVFPGR from the coding sequence ATGAAATACTCTTTGTGGTTTTTCACCATTTCATTGATGCTGGCGGTAAGTTCGGGTTCTGGATTCTGTGATTCGAATTTGGTGAAGCCACCCGCTAGCGGTAAATCGCCGACAGATAACACTATGTTGCCTGTTACGACACCTCAGACCGAGAAAGCCATCAGCCAGGTGATGATGGATAAACTTTCGAATGCGGTCGGTAGTGAATACGTGATTGGTGCCGAAGATGTCTTGGATATTACTGTATGGAGAAATCCGGATCTGTCGAAGCAGGTGCAGGTACGTCCCGATGGGCGAATTTCAATGCCGATCATTCGCGATGTGGTGGCCGTAGGAAAAACGCCTACTCAATTGGCTGAGGAAATGACGAACAAGCTGAAAGAATACGTTCAAAACCCGGTCGTTGCTGTGACCTTGAAAGAAGTCAATAGTTCCAATATCTTTCTGCTTGGTGAAGTTGCGCATCCTGGGAAATATCCTCTAAAGAGTAAAACCACGCTTTTACAGGGAATTACCATTGCGGGGGGATTCAAGGAATCTGCTGCAAGAAATCAAATTGTCATTTTTCGGTTTACAGAAACTGCGCCAGGTCAAAAGCGATTGACCGCGAGCTACGACGATATCGTGCTCCGCAGCGGAATCAGTGACAATTTCGAGCTCAAACCTGGTGATACGCTCGTAGTTCCGAGTGAGTCGATGGTGGTTTTCCCTGGTCGATAG
- a CDS encoding Mobile element protein, producing the protein MHQQTFADVPFEQYRKSTRRERFLDEMNRVVPWADLVATIEPVYPKAEGPGRPPVGVERMLRLHCLQQWFNLSDPAVEEALYDSRAMRQFVGIDLGREPVPDETTICKFRHLLEARQIGEQLFARIGEYLAKHGLQVSRGTIVDATIIPAPSSTKNRQKERDPEMHQTKKGNQWYFGMKAHIGVDSQTKLIHSVAATAANVHDSQVLPELLHGQETRVWGDAAYSGQREVIRQHAPSAQSFVQTKAHRHRPLSETERTRNRTKSKVRAKVEHAFLVIKRIFGWAKVRYRGLAKNTHWLQISCGLANLYVARRRLLAGT; encoded by the coding sequence ATGCACCAACAGACCTTTGCGGACGTCCCATTCGAGCAGTATCGCAAATCCACCCGCCGCGAGCGGTTTCTCGACGAGATGAACCGCGTCGTCCCGTGGGCGGACCTCGTGGCGACCATCGAGCCGGTCTATCCCAAGGCTGAGGGGCCGGGGCGTCCGCCGGTCGGCGTCGAACGCATGCTGCGTCTCCATTGTTTGCAGCAGTGGTTCAACCTGTCGGATCCCGCCGTGGAGGAGGCCTTGTACGATTCACGCGCCATGCGGCAGTTCGTCGGGATTGATCTGGGCCGCGAGCCCGTGCCCGATGAGACGACGATCTGCAAGTTTCGGCATCTCTTGGAAGCCCGCCAGATAGGCGAACAGCTCTTTGCACGGATCGGGGAATACCTGGCGAAGCATGGCTTACAGGTGAGCCGAGGGACCATCGTGGACGCGACCATCATCCCTGCGCCCAGTTCGACAAAAAATCGACAGAAGGAGCGGGATCCCGAGATGCATCAGACCAAGAAAGGCAACCAGTGGTACTTTGGCATGAAGGCGCATATCGGCGTGGACAGCCAGACGAAATTGATTCATTCGGTGGCGGCGACGGCCGCCAATGTGCATGACAGCCAGGTGTTACCGGAGTTGCTGCATGGACAGGAAACGCGAGTGTGGGGCGATGCCGCCTATAGCGGGCAACGTGAGGTGATTCGACAGCACGCGCCCAGCGCCCAGAGTTTCGTGCAGACGAAAGCGCATCGCCATCGGCCCCTGAGTGAGACCGAGCGGACCCGGAACCGCACGAAGTCAAAGGTCCGGGCGAAAGTCGAACATGCGTTCTTGGTGATCAAGCGGATCTTCGGCTGGGCCAAGGTGCGGTACCGTGGGCTGGCGAAGAACACCCATTGGCTCCAGATCAGCTGCGGATTGGCCAATCTGTACGTGGCGCGACGGCGGCTCTTGGCGGGGACGTAG